CCCGATGGCGCCGTTCCTGGCGCAGGGGGCCAACCAGGCCGTCGAGGGCGCGGTCGAGCTCGCCGCCGCGCTGCGCGCGGAGGACCGGGCGGCCGGGCTGGCGGCGTACGGACGACGACGTGCCGTCCGCGCCGGGGGCATGCAGCGCGGGTCGCGGGAGGCCGTCGACCTGCTGCACCTGTCCGACGGGCCGGCGCGCGACGAGCGCGACCGGGCCTGGGCCGACGAGACCGGCCTGGCCCACCGCGACGGGCTCTACGGCTACCCGGTGGCCACGCTGCTCGGGAACGCCCGGGCGAGCAGCGCGTAGGTCCGCAGCTCGTCGAGGATGCCGAGGCCCAGCCGGTTGTGGGTCATGTGGACCTGCGACGACACGATCTCACCGGGGTGCCGCTCGGGAGCGGTGGTCAGCACGTCGTCGACCAGGCCGGCGACCGCCTCGTGCCAGGGGGCGAACGGGCCGTGGTCGCGCGGGTGGACGGGTACGCCGCCGAGGGCCTCGGGCGTGACGGACGACGCCGCGCCCACGACCTCGGCGGGGTAGCCGAACTGCTCGGCCCACCGGCGCCAGGCGCCCTGGCCGATGCCGTAGAACACGGCGTGGTCGGCGGCGTCGCCGAGCGTGGTCGCGGCGGCCACGGTGGCCCGGAGCGCGGCCGCGGCCCGCTGTCCCCGGCTCGGCGAGGAGCGCAGGACCGCGGCGACCATCTGGCTGGACAGCTCGAAGAGCTCCTCGTTGGCCACCATCAGGGCGGGGCCGCCGTAGCGCTGGAGCTCGGGCTCGTAGGTGCTGGGGTGCACGCCGGGGGCCAGTACGTCGCCGGCGACCCGGTCCGACCCGGTCTCGGCGGCGGCGTGGCGGGCGGCCTCGGCGCTGAAGGCCGCGGCGTCGAGCGGGGCCTCGCCGTCGCGCAGCGTCCCCGAGGACCGCAACGACTCCTCGAGCCGTGCCGTCGTCGTCGCCACCTCCGGGGCCGTGAGACCCGCGACCCGCAGGCGCAGGTGCGGCCCGCCCTGCCAGTAGCGGATGAAGAACCACGGGCGGCCGAGCGCGACGACCGCGGGCTCGATCGTCTCGCGCAGCACCCGGTCGCCGGCGCTGGTCGCGGCCGTGCCGAGGTGGAGGTGCCAGGCGGCCCAGGCGCCGACGTACGGCGCGGGGCTCGGGTCGCTGTGGTGGGTGGTCGTCATGTCGTCTCCCTAGTGGCGCAGGTCGAGCTGGAGGCCGCCGGTCGGCGGATCGGTGCCGACGCAGACGGCGATCGAGACCATCTCGTCGGGGTCGAGGCCGAGGACGTCGGCGACGCCGGCCTCGGGGAAGGCACGCATCGGACGCGCCACGAGGCCGTGCGCGGCGGCGGCGAGGCAGAGCCCCTGGGTGATCCAGCCGGCGGAGACCTGGGCGGCGGTCCAGGCCGCCGGACCGTGCCGCCGGACCAGGTCCCGCGGGCGCACCGTGAGGAACCACAGGGCCGTCGCCGAGCCGATGCCGCACCCGACGCCGGGGCTGCGCGGATAGCCGTAGACCGCCTCGACGGCCGCAGCGAGGTGGGCCCCGTCCTGGTGTCCACCGGAGCGCTCGAGGTCGCCACCTGCGGTGAGGCGGTGCAGGCCATCGGCGAGACCGTCGACGTCCTGCAGGACGACCCGGGCGGTGGTCGCCGCGTGCACGTCGGCGAGAAGGCCGGCCGGCGGCGGGTGCCGCAGCCAGGCCACCGCGTCCCGGACGGCGGCGGCCGGCACCCGTCGGGGCAGGAGGCTGAACCCGTGCAGCCCCCGCGGCATCCGTCCGGACCCGCGCCGCCACATCGTCTCGGCCCAGGTGGTCGCGGAAGCCGGCGGCACCAGGTCGTCGGGCACGCCGGCGGGCAACGGCACGGTCGGTCCGGTCACCGGGTGCTCGGCGAGGGCGGCCGCGAGGTCGCGCAGGCACGGGTCGTCCGTGCGCGGCGGCGGTCGTCGTACGGCGGGGGCGAGGGGCGCGGGGGCCGGCACGGCACCCGCGGTCACCGTCCACGCCGGGCTCCACGAGCCCGGGTCGTCGAGATCGACGTCGGCGAGCGGGTCGGCGTCGCCCGGCGGCGTCACCCGCAGCGGTACGCCGTGCAGGGTCGCGGCGACGGCGAGCTGGCGCAGCACGATGCCGAGCTCGAGGCCGACGAGGCTGCCGCGCATCCAGCCGTAGGACTCGGGGATCGCGG
The Nocardioides plantarum genome window above contains:
- a CDS encoding thiopeptide-type bacteriocin biosynthesis protein; this translates as MTTTHHSDPSPAPYVGAWAAWHLHLGTAATSAGDRVLRETIEPAVVALGRPWFFIRYWQGGPHLRLRVAGLTAPEVATTTARLEESLRSSGTLRDGEAPLDAAAFSAEAARHAAAETGSDRVAGDVLAPGVHPSTYEPELQRYGGPALMVANEELFELSSQMVAAVLRSSPSRGQRAAAALRATVAAATTLGDAADHAVFYGIGQGAWRRWAEQFGYPAEVVGAASSVTPEALGGVPVHPRDHGPFAPWHEAVAGLVDDVLTTAPERHPGEIVSSQVHMTHNRLGLGILDELRTYALLARAFPSSVATG
- a CDS encoding nitroreductase family protein yields the protein MSTALESTALVTGRADAGPILQDRWWWRTALGDVAPDTPAWAVPQDGAPVEDDLGRDLAGGTPAGPGRPWPTGATARLAERPYAGGVGGGGDAGPLDAWGHVVVTTFGPVRRDPDNPYNDHRAYPSARCLFPVRAVERAGGRLGLLHPESRTTLDLGPVARGPVDAPSLTLSGRYTAIPESYGWMRGSLVGLELGIVLRQLAVAATLHGVPLRVTPPGDADPLADVDLDDPGSWSPAWTVTAGAVPAPAPLAPAVRRPPPRTDDPCLRDLAAALAEHPVTGPTVPLPAGVPDDLVPPASATTWAETMWRRGSGRMPRGLHGFSLLPRRVPAAAVRDAVAWLRHPPPAGLLADVHAATTARVVLQDVDGLADGLHRLTAGGDLERSGGHQDGAHLAAAVEAVYGYPRSPGVGCGIGSATALWFLTVRPRDLVRRHGPAAWTAAQVSAGWITQGLCLAAAAHGLVARPMRAFPEAGVADVLGLDPDEMVSIAVCVGTDPPTGGLQLDLRH